CATCATGTGGGCCATTATCTCCAAGAAGGGGGGGAAGAGGATCTGAAAATTTACAGAGCAACCAGCTTGACATCAATACCAGGCAAGACGATCCTGGAACAGATTTTTAAGCAGTTGGTCTATGAGTGAGCACTTTAAAAAGAATGTGGTGATTACTGGGATCCAGCATGGGtgtgtcaagaacaagtcataCCAGGCTTATCTCCTTTTTTGATAGATACTAATTTAGTAGATCAGGGGAATGCTGTGGGCCTAGTGTATTTCAGTGAAGTATTTGGCAGCGTCTCCCATGACACCCCTGTTGACAAGATGGTAACATGCaggctagatcagggattctcaatgttgggtccccagatgtttttggacttcaactcccataatccccaaccaaaggccactggggctggggattatgggagttgaagacccaatgttgagaatccctgggctagatgaTACTCTTGGCACAAGAATTCACAGGTGGTTGGACAATCATACTCAGTGGATGCTGATTAATGGCTGCACATCAACCTGGAGGAAAGTGTTGAGTAGAGTGCGCAGGCTCTCATCTGGCCCTGAGCTGCTTAACGCTTGTATGAGGATGAGGGGGTAAAGGGGAAACTTTTAAATATGTAGACAACTCAgaagtggggcagaggggagggtggCTAAGACTGCAGACGACAGAATCAAGATGCAAAGCAATTTGGACAGGCTCAGAAACTGAGCCGAAACCAACAAGTTAAGGCTCATCAGAGACAAATGTAAAATCCTGcgtttgggtaagaaaaatcaaatgcacaagtataggaTGGTGAAGACCTGGCCCAGCAGCAGTACATGTGGGAAATGATGTTGGTGTCTTTGTTGACCACAAGTTCAGCACCAACAGGCAGCTGCTTAAAAGACTAATGCAAATCTGGAGCTTCATTAACAGAGGCACTGAGCCCACTGTCCAGATAgtgagaaataatatttccacTCAATCCTGTGCTGGTCAGACAGACCTCACTTAGAATACTGTCTCCGATTCTGGGGCCCACATTTCAAGGAGGGTGTTGACAGACTGGAATGGGCTCAGAGAAAGGTGACAACAGTGGCgaggagtctggaaaccaagtcccgTGAGGaatggatgaaggagctggctatgtttagcctggagTAGAGAAGGCTAAAGGGAGAGAccatatctgaagggctgccactcagaagaaggagcagagctgttctctgttgctcctgagtgAAGGACTAGACTCAAGGGGTTATTATAAGGAAGGAGATCTAGGCTAGACATGGGGGAGAATTTTGTAATTCTAAGAGCTGTTTGAAAGCCCAACAAGcttgcccaggggtgtagcaaggggaGTGTGGCCCATGTTCAGAACATGGGCAACCCTCCCATTCATGGTGCACACTCGGGCATGCATGTGCACCCCTACTCACTCCGCCCTACCCCAGGCCAGGGCTTCTGCAGTGCTGGCCACCTgcagctgcagccaccaccagctGCCTCCTTCTCAGGCTTGGTGGAGACAGAAGAAGGATGAACACAGCCAGTGAGCGCAGCCGGAGGAAGAGGAAGCTCGCCCGGCTGCTTgcatcctccttccatcaaccAGGCGTCCAGCTGATGGAGGAAGGAGGTGCGCAGCCGGGTGAGTGGCCTAAGGAGGTGGGctggctgtggcagcagtggcagccactCACCCGGCTGTGTCTATCTTCTTTCCATCAGCTGGGCACGAGCTGagggcaggcagtggcagcagcaagggaggggggaacTCTGTGGCTCCTCTCAGCGGCTCCTCTCAGAGCTCCGCCCCTGAGTCTGCCTCATTAAAACAGAGGCTGTTTTCAATCAGAGGCTGAACAGCCATCTTGTCAGGAATGTTATGGCagttttcctgcactgagcagggagttgacCAGAAGACCTTCAAGATTCtttccagctctaacattctatgattctttGACCAAATAAACAGCTAGAATTCTCCCAGGGCGAGACATAATGCTGTTGCAATTTCTAAAAGCCTCTCATGGCCACTAATGCCATGGGCACAATCGCCACAAAAAGGACGGTCTAACTTGGCTGTAAGAGCAATTTACTGGCGGTGAGAGCAGGGGAGCTTCCTCGCATTTCACCAGTGGCCTCCGCTCCAAGCCACACAGCTGTCTGTGAAGAGTTCATCCCCTAATGGAACAAGATGACTCAGTCTTTCAGGACTATAAATACAAATAGAACATTGTTGCTAACCAGACCCTTAAGATTTCATCCTGAGTGATATTCAGTCCCACACTCCCCACATCTGCCCTGTGATCGTCCGGAGCAATTGCATCTGCCTAACAACATTCAATTATGTCACATAGGCTCAATTGCATCTTTTGTGTCACATTTACAGCCCTTTGCTCTCCCCAGCTAACACGAGACTGAGAATATTTTCTTATGCTAAGCATCCTGCTAGAGGGTGTTCAGCCAGCAGCCTGGAGTGCCCTCCCCATGCACTTGAATCAGTCTGCCTGGGTCTAGATAGTTATGGCATTGGAGCATTTTCTCAGCTCTCCACAGACTTTCTAGCAATCTTTTGAGAACTCACAAGGCCCCCCCCAAAATGCACCTGAGAAATAGGGAGGGGATGTATCAAAAGGCAGGGGGAAAATGTAAATTAAAGGCAGCTCATTCTGGAATATGGGGTCATCATTTCCTCTGTTTGCActgcagatttttattttatttcattttattttaacatatttttattccgcccaaaacttgcgtctctgggtggtttacaacaaaataaaaacagaaagtaaaacattagttaaaacaaaaacaaaaaatttaaaagaccaCAACAATTTGAAAattgtaaaacaatattttaaaacagcatcaaaaccattaaaacaatactaTTTATGATTGTTGTACAGCATTCAACCTGCAGTACAGTTGCATTCTGAGTCAAGATTGCACCATTAACCTCACACCTAAAAACCAGAGCCAAAAGCCACATCCAAAAATCGAGATGCAGCCAATTTGGGTCTTATTTACTTAACAAATAATTGTCCCTCAGCCTTTAGAACGATAAGAAAATATGTCCGTCAAAGATGTCAAGGTGTCCAGATCATCTTGGAGTCCATAAGAATACTTCAGATGGAGAGTATACTGGTATCCAGCAGAACCTCCTTCAGTTTCACTTCTGCACTTTCTTTAGAATTAGAACTCCTCTGCAAGGCCATCTCTATCGTCTCCTTCCACTACTATGATGTCGTTCTCTCTAGCTGTGTCACAGTCAATTGCCATGGTAACATGGTACCTGCCTTCTACATGGTTATGAAAATTCTTATCACCTGGAGTCTGCTGGGCTAGTCTTTTGATAGCGTCTGGACTATGTGGGATAGTTTTTAAAACATCTTGTGGTGATGAGCTACCGCAAGAAGCCCAAGAGTCCTGGCCCTGCAGGCCACAGACCAAGCTCAAAGGGTCCTTCGTCAGCCTCCACATCAGGCCCAGTGGAGAAGTACAAGGACTATGCTGCTATTGTGATAGACACAGGCACTGGCTACACCAAGAGTGGCCTTGCTGGGGATGAGAAGCCAAGATCCATTGTGCCAAGTATAGTGGGGGTGCCCAGGTACAGGACGAAGGAAACCCCTTTGTACTACATCGGGAAGAGTATTCCACAAAAGCGAGCAGAGGTGAGCACACAATTGGTAATGACCCATGGTGTGGTGACAGACTGGGATGCCCTAGAGATGTTGTGGCACCATATCTTCTACTCAGAGCTCAGTGTGTGCCCCGAAGAGCTAGCTGTGCTAGTCACAGATGCCCCAATGTCTCCAACCACCAACCGGGAGAAAATGGCTGAGCTTCTCTTTGAGAATTTTGAAGTGCCCGCCATGTTTGTTGCTCACCAGTCCCTTCTGTCGGTGTATTCCTACGGCCGAACTGGTGGACTGGTGATTGGCTCTGGCTATGGAACATCCTACACAGCTCCTGTTCACGATGGATACATCTTACCTCATGCCACTTACCGACTGGACATAGCAGGAAAAGCCCTGATGGAATACTTGGCCAAGCTGATGGGAGAAAGTGGTAACCCTTTtcaaaaggaggaaatggaggtAGTTTGTCAGATCAAGGAAAGGTGCTGTTATATTGCTGAGGATTATGAGTCTGAACTAAATGCAGATGAAAAGAAATATCTCATGGACTACACCCTTCCTGACAGACAGGTCATCTCTATTGGCAATGAACGCTTTCGCTGCCCAGAAGTCCTCTTCAATCCTACCAtgctgggcttcccagaggtgggTCTTCATGTCCAAGCCATGAATAGTGTCAGAAAATGCAAGCCAGAGCGACAAGCAGAGCTGCTGTCCAATGTACTGCTGGCTGGAGGCACCACGATGCTCCGTGGCTTCTCAGAAAGAATTAAGAAGGAACTGCAGAGAatggagcccacaagcaaggtgggcatcttagcttctcccaaccgcATCTTCTCAGCCTGGTTGGGTGGCTCCATCATGGCCTCACTCAACTCTTTCCAGAATGTGTGGATCAACCGTCAGTCCTACAATGAGAAGGGGCCCTTCATTGTTCACCGGCATTGCTTCTGACTTAAGTGACAAGCCAAGCTGGTGGGGCATGTTGTGGGTGGAAAGTTATGTCATGGGAGACTCTCCTCTACAACATGCTATTTTGGAATGCACAGCCTCTGAGTCAGTTCCATCATCACCTCCGGAGATGGGCAAGAGTTGGGGGAGTCACTAGGAATTTGCCAAGATCCCATTTATTTGTAGGAAATGTTTTAATAGGGTCACAAGTGTGTTAAAATGGGGTTATTACAGATACATTTTATCTTCTAACTTCAAGAAAAGGATGCCAtatttctcacacacacaatgcaaaGACTGTCACACACAAGCTCCTGCTCTGTTGCTCGACCCCCCACAATGGTAgcagccacccaccaccaccgcaaTGGATAATGCTCACTCAAGCTGATTCCTCACTCATCTGTGTCTCCTCCCCACCTTGTACACTGAGGACAGCTCAGCATGTAAGGTTGAGGTCACTTGATGCCTCCTTGACAACTGCAGAGGTGTCAGGAGCAAGGCTGCAGGGTGGGCCTTTGGAGAAGATGGAGGGACAAGACCAAAGCCATTATGGTATGGAAGTGGCCCCTGCTGATAAAATATCACAATACAGCTCCTGCTAATGAATGCCTCTGGTAGAGTTTCTTATTCTACCAATAGGAGACTGAACAATAGACCAAGGAGAGGTTAAATCTATGATATGCATTggggtttcctcccctcctccctgagacagggaggtgtgcCCAGCCAGCCGGTAGAGTGCCGAGAGAAGCCAGAGGCTCCAGACGCCAGGAAAGCCCTGGCAATTACCCCTCAAAAAccagagaggattcagagagacgtgcaacagctgctgggggatgggcaggtgtcacccaagaggcagcagattggtggagagggaatagccaggatagcagctccacagct
Above is a window of Hemicordylus capensis ecotype Gifberg chromosome 2, rHemCap1.1.pri, whole genome shotgun sequence DNA encoding:
- the LOC128342346 gene encoding actin-3-like, whose product is MSYRKKPKSPGPAGHRPSSKGPSSASTSGPVEKYKDYAAIVIDTGTGYTKSGLAGDEKPRSIVPSIVGVPRYRTKETPLYYIGKSIPQKRAEVSTQLVMTHGVVTDWDALEMLWHHIFYSELSVCPEELAVLVTDAPMSPTTNREKMAELLFENFEVPAMFVAHQSLLSVYSYGRTGGLVIGSGYGTSYTAPVHDGYILPHATYRLDIAGKALMEYLAKLMGESGNPFQKEEMEVVCQIKERCCYIAEDYESELNADEKKYLMDYTLPDRQVISIGNERFRCPEVLFNPTMLGFPEVGLHVQAMNSVRKCKPERQAELLSNVLLAGGTTMLRGFSERIKKELQRMEPTSKVGILASPNRIFSAWLGGSIMASLNSFQNVWINRQSYNEKGPFIVHRHCF